TGAGCGTCGTCATCGTCGGCAGCATCAACCAGGATGTCGTCGCCCGCGTCGACCGCATTCCTGCCCCCGGCGAGACGGTGCTCGCGTCATCGCTGGTACGCACGGGCGGAGGGAAGGGCGCCAACCAGGCTGTCGCCGCCCGTCGTGCAGGAGGATCGGTCGTCGCCTTCGTCGGGGCCGTGGGCACGGACCCGGACGGGGAGACTCTTCGCGGTGCGCTCGTCGCCGACGGCATCGACGTCTCCGGACTTTCGCAGGTCGATGGCCCCAGCGGCATGGCACTCATCTCGGTCGATGACACCGCGGAGAACACCATCGTCGTCGTGCCTGGCGCGAATGCGGTGGCCAGCGCTCTGACGCCGGCGCAGCGTTCGGTCGTGGCGACGGCGCAGGTCGTGCTCACACAGCTGGAGATTCCGATCGCTCTGGTGCGGGAAGCCGCTGCCGTCCGCGGCGAGCACGCCTGGCATCTACTCAATGCCGCGCCGTCGGCGCCGTTCGTGACGGCCGGTTCCGCACTTCTCCCCTCCGTCGATGTACTCATCGTCAACGAGCATGAGGCGCTCGACGTCGCAGGCGTGGACGATCTGGAAACGGCCGTCGCCGCACTCGCACCTCGCGTGCGCGCGCTCGTCGTGACGCTCGGCAGACAGGGGTCGATGATCGTCTGCGGTGCGGAGCGGGTGAACGTTCCCGCATTCGCCGCCGACGCGGTCGACACAACGGGGGCCGGGGACACCTTCTGCGGCATGTTCGCCGCCACGCTCGCAGCATCCGGTCGTGCGCCGGAGAGCGTCGACGCCGCGTTGCTCGCGGATGCCGCACGCGCGGGAGCAGCAGCGGCCGCGATCGCCGTGACCCGCACCGGCGCGCAGGATGCGGTGCCGTTCGCGGCGGAGGTCGCCGCGCTGATTGAAAGGACCCACGCATGAGCGCCGGTTTCGATCCCCTGCACCCGCGCGAACTGGATCTGCCCACGCCGGTGCCGCTCGACATCGACCTCACCACTGGCGACGCCGCGACCGCACTCGACGACGCCAAGATCTTCGCGGCACCGTCCGATCCTGCCGACCTCGAACGGTGGCGGACGCAGCTCACCGCCTGGCGAGAAGGCGCGAGACAGCGCCATGGTGAACCGACCCGATACGACGATCCGGCATCGGCATGGGCCAGCAGATGCTTCACCGTGGCGCAGACGTGGCTGTGGGACGAACTGTTCTTCGACTTCGAGGCGCAGCGGTTCACCCCCGAGCGTTTTCTCGCCGATGCCCGAGAACGCTTCGGCGGTCTCGACGGCGTCGTGCTGTGGCACGCCTATCCTGTGATCGGCATCGACGACCGGAATCAATGGGACTTCTACGACGTGCCAGGGCTCGCCG
The DNA window shown above is from Microbacterium murale and carries:
- a CDS encoding ribokinase, with protein sequence MSVVIVGSINQDVVARVDRIPAPGETVLASSLVRTGGGKGANQAVAARRAGGSVVAFVGAVGTDPDGETLRGALVADGIDVSGLSQVDGPSGMALISVDDTAENTIVVVPGANAVASALTPAQRSVVATAQVVLTQLEIPIALVREAAAVRGEHAWHLLNAAPSAPFVTAGSALLPSVDVLIVNEHEALDVAGVDDLETAVAALAPRVRALVVTLGRQGSMIVCGAERVNVPAFAADAVDTTGAGDTFCGMFAATLAASGRAPESVDAALLADAARAGAAAAAIAVTRTGAQDAVPFAAEVAALIERTHA